The Microbacterium sp. LKL04 sequence CTCTTCGACATGCCGTTCACCTTCCTCGGCGTCCGCGGCGACATCGCCGACCTCGGCCCGATTCAGGGCATCTTCGGCACGAGGAACATGCTCGGGTTCTTCTGCGTGGTCGCCCTCGTGACGTTCATCGTGGAGCTCCGGACCCGGTCGGTGCGCACGGGGGTCGCCGCCCTGTCGATCGTCCTCGCGAGCGTCCTGGCGCTGCTGTCCGCATCGCCGACCGTGTTCGTGCTCGCCGCAGCGGTCTCGGCGCTGACCGGGGTTCTGTACCTCATCCGTCGGATCCCCGACGCGCACCGCACCCGCGCTCAGTGGATACTCGCCGTTGTCGCCGTCATCGGCGGGTCGGTCGCGTGGGGGGCGCGTTCGTCGATCATCAACCGGCTCGGAGCGGCCGACGACCTGTCCCTCCGCACGAACCTCTGGCGCTTCGTCGAGTTCTACGTGCAACGCCAGCCCGTGCAGGGCTGGGGCTGGTTCGGCCCCTGGGATGTCCGCGAACCGCCTTTCGCCGTCATCAACTGGCTGCTGCGGGACAGCCACACGACAGCGCTCAACGCGTACGTCGACGTGCTCCTCCAACTGGGCTGGGCCGGCCTGGTGGTCTTCGTCGCCTTCTTCGCTCTCACCTTCGCACGATCGTGGGTGGATGCCAGCCGCCGCCGCGCGGCCGTGCACGCTTGGGTCCCGCTCATGGTGGCCACGCTCGCGGTCGTCTCGATGTTCGAGAGCTTCACGCTGTTCGGCATCGGCTGGCTCCTTCTGGTGATCTGCGCAGTGCGGGCCGGACAGTCGCGGTCGTGGCGGGAAGCTTTGGATCGGCGCGCAGTTCCGCCGGGACTGCCGCTCGCCCCGGGAGGGTTCAGGCAGGCCGGGTAGGATCATCGCTGGCCCCGCAGTCCGGTGCGCCGCGCCGCCAACACGGAGAGATCACTTGACCCACGTCCTCGCCAACGTCGTTTTCCCCGTCGACCGCGACCCCGACATCCTCCCCCTCTACCTCGACCCCGAGACGTGGTCGACCATCGAGGGCGAAG is a genomic window containing:
- a CDS encoding O-antigen ligase family protein, whose translation is MTTLRALPRWTDLPGSADFARAFTVTVLASIAGSHAIESLAGSAALVSIIAAESMIAVGILVARRRELSALRLIPLTLVAFLLWTLASAFWSTDPVESFFRWLSLAALALLAVTIGHIRDTLQTVRAVGDVARFLLIVSLAVEIASGILFDMPFTFLGVRGDIADLGPIQGIFGTRNMLGFFCVVALVTFIVELRTRSVRTGVAALSIVLASVLALLSASPTVFVLAAAVSALTGVLYLIRRIPDAHRTRAQWILAVVAVIGGSVAWGARSSIINRLGAADDLSLRTNLWRFVEFYVQRQPVQGWGWFGPWDVREPPFAVINWLLRDSHTTALNAYVDVLLQLGWAGLVVFVAFFALTFARSWVDASRRRAAVHAWVPLMVATLAVVSMFESFTLFGIGWLLLVICAVRAGQSRSWREALDRRAVPPGLPLAPGGFRQAG